AGCAGCAGGCTTACCGGCATCAGGGCCAACGCGTGTATGGTGTGCCTATGCCGCCCCCACCAGCCCCTATGCGCACCCGCACCCCAGCGGGGTCGGCAGAGCGCCACTACCGCCCTATTCCGAAGCGCCGAAAATTTACGCGCCGCGACTATCTCCTAACAGCTGGGTTCATTGGGCTATTCGTGCTGTTTATATTTTCGGTGAAAGTGACCATGGACCACGTAACGGCTGTAGGAAATTATGATGATGGCCTGCGCGCCTACGCCGAGGGGGAGTGGAGTACCGCGCACAGCTTTTTCTCCGAAGCCCTGCACTTCAAGCCCAACTACACGGAGGCACTGCGTCGTCGCGCCGAAATCACGGAGTTAGTTTACCATCAGCCAGCCGTGGCGCAAAATGATTACCGTGCAGCGCTGCCCAACACGACGCACCCCACCGACCGAGCTTTTATTCTACACCGTTTGGGCCGCTATGAAGCGCGCCAGCAGCAGCCTATCGTAGCTGATCAGCTACTCACCCAAGCCGTGACTCTAGACTCAACCCGTGCCGGTGCTTGGATACTACGGGGCGAAATCCGATTGCTCACCAAACGGCAATTCCGCTTAGCCATCCGCGACCTGAGCACGGGGCTGCGGCAGCGTACCGTGGCGGGTAGGGCCCCCACGTTGTATGCGCTTACCTTGCGTGGCCTGGCCTACTACCGCCTCGGTGACTACGGCCGCGCCCAACAAGATTATCAGTTGGTAGCTAAAGCCAACCCTACCAATGGGCAGGTGCATTATTTGTTGGGGCGGGTGGCCCAGCGCCAGGGCCAGCAGGAAGAAGCATGCGCTGCATTCACGCAGGCCCTACGACTGGGCTATAGTTTTGCCAGTGCCGCGCAGAAACAAAGTTGTCAGTAAGAAGTCATGATAGCCCTAAAAAAGCCCCCAGCTATCTGAGTTATAGCGCCGGGGGCTTTTTTTAGAGTTATGCCACACAATGGCAAGTAATTGGTCGAGCAGAAGACTTAATCAAGAAATGAGGGTATTAGTAATGCCAGCGTACAA
The window above is part of the Hymenobacter radiodurans genome. Proteins encoded here:
- a CDS encoding J domain-containing protein, which produces MSQNHYQVLGVGATASAHDIKAAYKRLAIQYHPDKHGGSTRYEEQFKAVNAAYRVLSDAGRRAVYDHQLRRAAQALEAQRQQQAYRHQGQRVYGVPMPPPPAPMRTRTPAGSAERHYRPIPKRRKFTRRDYLLTAGFIGLFVLFIFSVKVTMDHVTAVGNYDDGLRAYAEGEWSTAHSFFSEALHFKPNYTEALRRRAEITELVYHQPAVAQNDYRAALPNTTHPTDRAFILHRLGRYEARQQQPIVADQLLTQAVTLDSTRAGAWILRGEIRLLTKRQFRLAIRDLSTGLRQRTVAGRAPTLYALTLRGLAYYRLGDYGRAQQDYQLVAKANPTNGQVHYLLGRVAQRQGQQEEACAAFTQALRLGYSFASAAQKQSCQ